In Dasypus novemcinctus isolate mDasNov1 chromosome 8, mDasNov1.1.hap2, whole genome shotgun sequence, the genomic stretch CGGGCAGCGGAGGAACATGCCGTGGAGTGTGGTTGAGGCTTCCACACAGCTCGGTAAGTGCTGGGTGGCAAGACGGGGACCCCGGGCTGAATTTAGGGTTTCAGAGATTGGTGATGTGACCTCCAACCCTGGCTTCCTCCCAGGCCCATCCACCAAGGTCCTACACGGCCTCTACAACAAAGTCAGCCAATTCCCGGAGCTCACCAGTCATACCATGCGCTTCAATGCCTTCATCCTCGGCCTGCTCAAGTGAGTGTGTACAGCTGCAAGATCTCCCACAGACAACGGGCCTTTTACCTCAGGCTCTGCCTCCTCTGAGGAACCAACTCTCTAGACTGAGACAGAAATGGTGGAGCTGCAGGATCTGTGGCCAGAGCTCAGGCTCGCTCTTTCCCCACCTAGCTACATACAGCCTCTCTCAGTTTAGGTCATTCGTTTCCTACTGCACTGATCACTAGTCATCTGCTTTTACAAATCCATAGCCTGGCGTATTTGGAAATTAATCTGGTATTTCACTTTCTCTGGATATTGTAAACCCTGAACCTCTCTCAGTTTCAGTCCTGCTTCCAAATCCTGCTTCACCCTACATCCATGTGGGGACCCCCATCAcagtgcttttctttttcaagtatGGGCCTAGGTCATCCCGTTTGGCCCTGAGCTGCCCTGCACTCTTCCTAGTAGCTCCCCTGACTACATGAGTCTTGTGCAAACTAGTGCCATTCTAGGAGGAAGGGATTGGCCTGTGAATTGCATGTTCACCCCCCATAACCTCACTGACTTTCCAGAGTTAAATGACATGAAGTGAAACAAGTAGCATCCCTGCCATAGAAGGGAGATAGCCATCTTTACCTCTGCCCTGCACCTGTCTTCTTGTTCCTTATTATCTGGTTCTATCAACCCAAGACTCAACTCTCCTCACCTGTCTCCCTACAGCATCCGGTCCCTGGAGTTCTGGTTTAACCACCTCTATAACCATGAAGGTAATGCCCAGAACCCTGCCTGTTTTGCAGGCCAGACCTGAGGGGCTCAAAAGAGGGAAGCATAGCTTTATTTTCAAGTGCTGGCAGTGGGGAGGGACCACACAAGCTTCTGTCCTCAAAGCTTTGGGCTTCTACCCAAATCCTCCCCCAGCTCCTGATTGGAGTTAGAGCCTTGGAGTCGGCAGGGTACCCAGGCAATCTGGAAGTCAGGGTGGCCAGGCGCCCTAACACCCTTCTCGGAGCTCTGGGACACCCCTTTTGGTTCTGGAGTTCATGCACTGCAAAACTTCCAGAGGCCTCATATACATTATAAAAGATATGAAGTGCATTGTAAAAGATAAATATGCAGAGACTGCACCCAGGTTGCCTTTCATAGTCCCACACTCAGGTCAGGCTCTGCTTCCCCGTGTGGATCAGTTTCTCTGTTTCTCCCCTAGATATCATCCAGACCCACTACCAGCCCTGGGGCTTCCTGAGTGCAGCTCATACGGTGTGCCCTGCCCTCTTTgaggagctgctgctgctgctacagCCCCTGGCCCTGCTGCCCTTCAGCCTCGACTTGCTGTTCCAGCACCGGTTGCTACAAAGTGggcagcagcagcggcagcaCAAGGAACTGCTGCGGGTGTCCCAGGACTTGCTGCTCTCTGCCCACTCAACACTGCAGTTGGCCCGGGCCCGGGACCAGGAGGGCCCTGGATACATGGACAGGGCAGACCATGGGGAGCGGGTCAAGGGTGTGGGTGCCCCAGAAGGTGGAGAAGAAGAGGAGGACGAGGAGGACACAGAAGAGGCGGCAGAGGCAGTGGGGGGCTCAGGGCATGGAAAGTGGGCCCGAAGTGGGCAGGCTGGCTGGTGGTACCAGCTCATGCAGAGCTCCCAGGTCTACATTGATGGCACCACTGAGGGTTCGAGGTTCCCCCGTGGTggcagcaacagcagcagtggAGGCAGCAGcagtgagaaaaagaaagggtCAGGAGGCTGGGGACTTCCCCAGGCTCCACCCCCCAGAGAGGATGTAGTGGAGGGGgcagaagcctgccctgcccccgAGGAGGCCTTTGGCCGGGACAGGGGCTGGCCTTTCTGGATGGGGAGCCCCCCTGACTCCGTGCTGGCTGAGCTGAGACGCAGTCGTGAGAGAGAGGGGCCCACTGCCCCCCCAGCAGCAAACGAGGAAGGGACCCCAGAGTCTTCACCTGGGGTCATCAGGTGGGGACACCTCTTTGGTTCCCGAAAAGCTCAGAGGGAGGCCCGGCCCACAAACAGGTGAGAGCCAGCGCATGGTATAgatggagggagtgggggagccTGAGCTGGGCCAGGGCAGGACAGAGCCAGCGCCCTCACTGCTGTTCCTAGGCTGCCCTCGGACTGGCTGAGCCTGGACAAGTCCATGTTCCAACTAGTAGCTCATACAATGGGTGCCCGCCGGGAGCCAGAGCCCAAGGAGATCCTGCAGGAGCCACTCTCTCCAGCCCTGCCTTCCAAGCCTCCATGGTGAGCCCTGGCTGTGGAAGGATTGGGGGGCTGGGTTTGGCTTTAGGGGGGATTTCTCTGACCTCCATTTGTTGTTTCCCCAGCGAGGTGCAGGCACTCTGCCACCATGTGGCCACAGGCCCAGGACAACTGAGCTTCCACAAGGGAGACATCCTACGAGTGCTGGGGCCAGCCGGAGGAGACTGGCTGCGCTGCAGCCGTGGCCTTGACACTGGCCTGGTGCCTCTGGCCTATGTGACCTTGACCCCAACTCCAAGTCCAGTCCCTGGAAGCAGCCAAAACTAAGGCCCTGTGCATGTTGGTGGCCTCAGGGACCATCGTAACCCCCAGACTCAGAGCCTGAGCATTCCCAACCCAGCTGGCTTGGCTACAGAGAGTAGACTGGGAGCTAGGGGCCACATTTCCCTGTGGCTGGCACCTGCTCCCTGGGCTCAGTATTAATTACTCCCTTATAACTGTCCCAGTGACCGTGTCCAGACCTCCACCCAGGAAAGGAGGGCAGGGATGCAGCACTGAGCTGCCAGGATTTCCCTGGCCCTTCTGGCCAACCTTTCCTTGGGTGTAAGCAAGTCCCTATGGAGGGAGGTGGCCAGAAGGTCCATCGGCAGGGTTCCTGAGCCAGGCGGTGATGAGGATGAGTAACAGTATTGGGGCAGATCCCTAAGCCCCCCAGCTGTAAATAGGTGGTGGCAGTGCCCTGGTCATCAGAAGAGGGAGAAGGAGCCCAGGCTTCtggttatgtatttatttatttattacacctATTAATAAAAAAGGTGCTCAGCCTCCAAACCAGTTTCTCTTTGCATCCCTCACCTCTCTTCCTTCCAGAAGGATGGCTAGGATAGGAtgaaaaggaaagggagaattTGAAGTCCAGGTGTCTACGCCAGGAGCTGCTTCTGGAGGGTGCTGAGGCCCAGAGCGTCATGGGTGAGATGCCCATATGTGTGGCCAAACTGGAACTTATACCCTGTGTGGCCAAGAAAGTCTGTCATGGGTAGCCAGTGGCATGGAAAGCCTAGACCCTCTAAGCTGCCCTTCAAAATCTGGCCCTAACACCCCACCCTGAGCcacctgtttccttttctttctactAGTGAAGATGAGCCATATAATCTGAGGTTCTTCCCATATCTCTTGGTTCCAACCCCAAAGCACCCCCACTCACCCACCCCACACAAACATTCCCGTCCCACAGCCTCCCTCTGGGGCTCTCCTCACCTGGCACATAGCCCCCATAGTTAGGCAAAAGGCCCAGGTTCTGAGGGTAGGTCCTTGGAAGTGGGGGGAGGTATTTGGGATCCTTCTGGCCCTTGCTCCCTGAGTACTTCTCCCCAAATTCCTGCAGTGCCTGGTTGGTGAGCACAGGAAAGCTGGAGCCAAACAGGAAGCGGGCACGGGGTACATAGCCAGTGAAGCCTGGGGAAATGGAGATAGAGTCAAGACTTCCTGGGAGATGGAGGTACTGAGTCAAGAGCCTCCCTGTGCCTTTGGTCTTTAACCCCTTCCTCTCACCTGACATGAAGAACTTCCGAGGATCTTGGTCATCCATGGAATAGGGGGATGCCTTGTGAGGATATGAAAAGTAGGGCTATCAAACCCAGCCCCTGTGCTAGTCTAACTCAAGCTCCCAGAGAGGTTTAGCTGGTAGTCAAGCCCATATCCCTTGACCCACAGCCACACTACTCGTGACCACCCCGAGGCCTGGACAAGCAAAGGTAAggctccccactcccaccccccttcccacccaccacctCAGTCTCACTGGTTTCACCTGCTCCAGCTCCGGCTCCTCTCCCTCTAGCTCTAGCTCCAGCTTGGTTTCTTGGTCTATCTCCCTGGCTTTTTCTCCTGTGGCCTCCTTTGGCAGCTCTTGATTCCCTTGCTCTCCATGCCAGTGAGTAAAATCATTCAGAGCCTCGGCCCAGACTTGGCTGCAGTTCTTGGCAAAGATGAATTGTGCCTGGGGTACAAAACCTGTGTGGGCAGGGGTCATGGGAGACTTTTTTTAGTACTCGGGACACTTGTTCTGGGATGGGAGCACCTGTTCATACCTGTGTACATACCTGTGTATCCAGGGATCATGCTGGAGCTGAGCCTTTCATGCCCACGCCTGACAGGTAGGCTCCCTTT encodes the following:
- the RUSC2 gene encoding AP-4 complex accessory subunit RUSC2 isoform X5; amino-acid sequence: MATRPSNANHLSPQALKWREYRRKNPLGPPGLAGSLDRRPQEARLARRNPSFEFPGSLSAAGHLNGQVVKPLPLTCPDFQDPFSLTEKPPAEFCLSPDGNSEAISIDLLQKKGLVKAVNTAVDLIVAHFGTSRDPGVKAKLGNSSVSPNVGHLVLKYLCPAVRAVLEDGLKAFVLDVIIGQRRNMPWSVVEASTQLGPSTKVLHGLYNKVSQFPELTSHTMRFNAFILGLLNIRSLEFWFNHLYNHEDIIQTHYQPWGFLSAAHTVCPALFEELLLLLQPLALLPFSLDLLFQHRLLQSGQQQRQHKELLRVSQDLLLSAHSTLQLARARDQEGPGYMDRADHGERVKGVGAPEGGEEEEDEEDTEEAAEAVGGSGHGKWARSGQAGWWYQLMQSSQVYIDGTTEGSRFPRGGSNSSSGGSSSEKKKGSGGWGLPQAPPPREDVVEGAEACPAPEEAFGRDRGWPFWMGSPPDSVLAELRRSREREGPTAPPAANEEGTPESSPGVIRWGHLFGSRKAQREARPTNRLPSDWLSLDKSMFQLVAHTMGARREPEPKEILQEPLSPALPSKPPCEVQALCHHVATGPGQLSFHKGDILRVLGPAGGDWLRCSRGLDTGLVPLAYVTLTPTPSPVPGSSQN
- the CIMIP2B gene encoding ciliary microtubule inner protein 2B isoform X2, with protein sequence MAMASAFIPNPQNRRYIPGYTGHCPLLRFSMGQTYGQLTGQLLRGPPGLAWPPAHRTLLPPIRPPRSPEVPKGSLPVRRGHERLSSSMIPGYTGFVPQAQFIFAKNCSQVWAEALNDFTHWHGEQGNQELPKEATGEKAREIDQETKLELELEGEEPELEQASPYSMDDQDPRKFFMSGERKGLKTKGTGRLLTQYLHLPGSLDSISISPGFTGYVPRARFLFGSSFPVLTNQALQEFGEKYSGSKGQKDPKYLPPLPRTYPQNLGLLPNYGGYVPGYKFQFGHTYGHLTHDALGLSTLQKQLLA
- the CIMIP2B gene encoding ciliary microtubule inner protein 2B isoform X3, producing MAMASAFIPNPQNRRYIPGYTGHCPLLRFSMGQTYGQLTGQLLRGPPGLAWPPAHRTLLPPIRPPRSPEVPKGSLPVRRGHERLSSSMIPGYTGFVPQAQFIFAKNCSQVWAEALNDFTHWHGEQGNQELPKEATGEKAREIDQETKLELELEGEEPELEQVKPASPYSMDDQDPRKFFMSGFTGYVPRARFLFGSSFPVLTNQALQEFGEKYSGSKGQKDPKYLPPLPRTYPQNLGLLPNYGGYVPGYKFQFGHTYGHLTHDALGLSTLQKQLLA
- the CIMIP2B gene encoding ciliary microtubule inner protein 2B isoform X1 → MAMASAFIPNPQNRRYIPGYTGHCPLLRFSMGQTYGQLTGQLLRGPPGLAWPPAHRTLLPPIRPPRSPEVPKGSLPVRRGHERLSSSMIPGYTGFVPQAQFIFAKNCSQVWAEALNDFTHWHGEQGNQELPKEATGEKAREIDQETKLELELEGEEPELEQVKPASPYSMDDQDPRKFFMSGERKGLKTKGTGRLLTQYLHLPGSLDSISISPGFTGYVPRARFLFGSSFPVLTNQALQEFGEKYSGSKGQKDPKYLPPLPRTYPQNLGLLPNYGGYVPGYKFQFGHTYGHLTHDALGLSTLQKQLLA
- the CIMIP2B gene encoding ciliary microtubule inner protein 2B isoform X4; translated protein: MAMASAFIPNPQNRRYIPGYTGHCPLLRFSMGQTYGQLTGQLLRGPPGLAWPPAHRTLLPPIRPPRSPEVPKGSLPVRRGHERLSSSMIPGYTGFVPQAQFIFAKNCSQVWAEALNDFTHWHGEQGNQELPKEATGEKAREIDQETKLELELEGEEPELEQASPYSMDDQDPRKFFMSGFTGYVPRARFLFGSSFPVLTNQALQEFGEKYSGSKGQKDPKYLPPLPRTYPQNLGLLPNYGGYVPGYKFQFGHTYGHLTHDALGLSTLQKQLLA